The Clostridium septicum genome contains a region encoding:
- a CDS encoding galactose ABC transporter substrate-binding protein → MKKIKKLLVMVMATVMVATSLTACGSKKDGGGETASGDKVKVGVCLYKFDDTYISTVRQSLEEIQKENKDKVEFTFYDGKGDQATQNDSIDTLLQKDVDLLLVNLVDTGAAQTVVDKIKKSDVPVVLFNREPSTTDAIKSYEKSVFVGTNAKEAGELQGKILADLWEKDSKAIDKNGDGVMQYVMLQGEPDNPEAVARTKFSVSTINDKGIKTDELAQQVCNWDQALAQNAMEAWFAKHGDKIEVVIANNDGMAQGAIAALQAQGYNNGDPAKTIPVVGVDATAAAQDLIAKGQMTGSVLQDAPAMAKALYESGMNLVGGKKANEGTEYKFDDTGVSIRIPYQEYIKK, encoded by the coding sequence ATGAAAAAGATAAAAAAATTATTAGTAATGGTTATGGCTACTGTTATGGTGGCAACTTCATTAACTGCATGTGGTTCTAAGAAAGATGGTGGTGGGGAAACAGCATCAGGAGATAAAGTTAAAGTAGGTGTATGTTTATACAAATTTGATGATACTTATATTTCTACTGTAAGACAGAGCTTAGAGGAAATTCAAAAGGAAAATAAAGACAAAGTTGAATTTACTTTCTATGATGGAAAAGGTGACCAAGCTACTCAAAATGATAGTATAGATACATTACTTCAAAAGGATGTAGACCTTTTATTAGTAAACCTAGTTGATACAGGAGCAGCTCAAACAGTTGTTGATAAGATTAAAAAATCTGATGTACCTGTAGTTTTATTTAATAGAGAACCAAGTACAACAGATGCTATAAAATCTTATGAAAAATCTGTATTTGTAGGAACAAATGCAAAAGAAGCTGGTGAATTACAAGGAAAAATTCTTGCAGATTTATGGGAAAAGGATTCAAAAGCTATTGATAAAAATGGTGATGGAGTAATGCAATATGTAATGTTACAAGGAGAACCAGATAATCCAGAAGCAGTTGCAAGAACTAAATTCTCAGTTTCAACTATAAATGATAAAGGAATTAAAACAGATGAACTCGCTCAACAAGTTTGTAACTGGGATCAAGCTTTAGCTCAAAATGCTATGGAAGCATGGTTTGCAAAACATGGAGATAAGATAGAAGTAGTAATTGCAAATAATGATGGTATGGCTCAAGGTGCTATTGCAGCCTTACAAGCTCAAGGTTATAACAATGGAGATCCAGCAAAGACAATTCCAGTTGTTGGAGTTGATGCAACAGCAGCAGCACAAGATTTAATAGCTAAAGGTCAAATGACAGGATCAGTTCTTCAAGATGCTCCAGCTATGGCTAAAGCACTTTACGAATCAGGAATGAATTTAGTAGGTGGTAAGAAAGCTAATGAAGGAACAGAATATAAATTTGATGACACTGGAGTATCAATTCGTATTCCATACCAAGAATATATTAAGAAATAA
- the mglA gene encoding galactose/methyl galactoside ABC transporter ATP-binding protein MglA, which translates to MGDSKYVLEMIDICKNFPGVKALDGAKLKVRPGTVHALMGENGAGKSTLMKCLFGVYIEDSGDIFIEGKKINFSNPKQAMENGVAMVHQELNQVLQRDVMDNIWLGRYPGNAGIVNSKKMFDETKKVFDELEIDVNPKIKMAKLSVSQRQMVEIAKAVSYNAKILVLDEPTSSLTQEEVTHLFKIINKLRDRGCGIIYISHKMEEILQISDDVTIMRDGKWIDTIEAKNLTTDKIIKLMVGRDLTNRFPPKTNKPDDVILKVNNLTGTYQPSIQNVSFELRKGEILGVAGLVGSKRTELLETIFGIAHHSEGEIYLHGKLVENTTSQKAIKNGFALLTEERRATGIFGQLSIKFNTIIANIDGYSKFGVLNNKKMTEDTKWTIDSMKVKTPSQKTAIRTLSGGNQQKVIIGRWLLTNPEILLLDEPTRGIDVGAKYEIYQLIIDLAKKGKGVIVVSSEMPELLGICDRILVMSNGRVAGCENTDELSQEDIMTMAAKYI; encoded by the coding sequence ATGGGAGACTCAAAATACGTTCTTGAAATGATTGATATATGTAAAAACTTCCCAGGGGTTAAGGCTTTAGATGGAGCTAAATTAAAAGTAAGACCAGGAACAGTACATGCTCTTATGGGTGAAAATGGAGCTGGAAAATCAACTCTAATGAAGTGTTTATTTGGAGTTTATATTGAAGATAGTGGTGATATTTTTATTGAAGGTAAAAAAATAAATTTTTCTAATCCAAAGCAAGCTATGGAAAATGGAGTGGCTATGGTACATCAAGAGTTAAATCAGGTTCTCCAAAGAGATGTTATGGATAATATATGGCTTGGAAGGTATCCAGGAAATGCTGGAATAGTTAATTCGAAAAAAATGTTTGACGAAACTAAAAAGGTTTTTGATGAATTAGAGATAGATGTAAATCCAAAGATAAAGATGGCAAAATTATCTGTTTCACAAAGACAAATGGTAGAAATAGCAAAGGCAGTATCTTATAATGCTAAAATATTAGTACTTGATGAACCAACATCATCATTAACTCAAGAAGAGGTTACACATCTTTTTAAAATAATAAATAAACTTAGAGATAGGGGCTGTGGAATAATCTATATATCTCATAAGATGGAAGAAATACTTCAAATATCTGATGACGTTACAATAATGCGTGATGGTAAGTGGATAGATACTATAGAGGCTAAAAATCTTACAACAGATAAGATTATAAAACTTATGGTTGGACGTGATTTAACAAATCGTTTTCCACCAAAGACAAATAAGCCAGATGATGTAATATTAAAGGTTAATAATTTAACTGGAACATATCAACCTTCTATTCAAAACGTTTCTTTTGAACTTAGAAAGGGAGAAATTTTAGGTGTGGCAGGTCTTGTTGGTTCTAAGAGAACAGAACTTTTAGAAACTATATTTGGTATAGCGCATCATAGCGAAGGTGAAATTTATTTACATGGTAAATTAGTTGAAAATACTACTTCACAGAAAGCCATAAAAAATGGATTTGCCTTATTAACAGAAGAGCGTAGAGCAACAGGAATATTTGGTCAATTATCAATAAAGTTTAACACAATTATTGCTAACATAGATGGGTATAGTAAGTTTGGGGTGTTAAACAATAAGAAAATGACAGAGGATACTAAATGGACTATAGATAGTATGAAAGTTAAAACCCCAAGTCAAAAAACAGCAATAAGAACTTTATCAGGGGGAAATCAACAAAAAGTTATTATAGGAAGATGGCTATTAACTAATCCTGAAATTCTTTTACTTGATGAGCCAACAAGAGGAATAGATGTTGGAGCAAAATATGAAATATATCAATTAATAATTGATTTAGCTAAAAAGGGTAAAGGTGTTATTGTTGTATCATCTGAAATGCCAGAGCTATTAGGAATTTGTGATAGAATACTTGTTATGTCTAATGGAAGAGTAGCAGGTTGTGAAAATACAGATGAATTATCACAAGAAGATATTATGACTATGGCAGCAAAATATATTTAG
- the mglC gene encoding galactose/methyl galactoside ABC transporter permease MglC translates to MENTKFDKKKLENFLLNYALYIVLFMMIIFFVYKEPGFLSLKNFTNILSQASTRGILALGVAGLIVLQGTDLSAGRILGLTAIVSASLLQSTTYAARMYPDLPQLPLILPLIAAIIIGAIFGAINGFGVAKLKVHAFIITLGTQLIAYGASCLYIDRPPLGAQPVANLDARYTNFVTGSLNLGAVEIPYLIFYLAIVALIMWFIWNKTKLGKNMFAIGGNPEAAAVSGVNLVKNIMIIFVISGVLYGLAGFLEAARAGSTTTATGFNYELDAISACVVGGVSFTGGVGTIPGVLIGTVLLQVINYGLNFIGVNAYWQYIIRGLIIIVAVSLDVRKYIAKK, encoded by the coding sequence ATGGAAAATACCAAATTTGATAAGAAAAAATTAGAGAACTTTTTGTTAAACTATGCATTATATATTGTTTTATTTATGATGATTATATTTTTTGTTTATAAGGAACCAGGATTCCTTTCATTAAAGAATTTTACAAATATACTAAGTCAAGCATCTACTCGTGGTATATTGGCACTTGGAGTAGCAGGGCTTATTGTATTACAAGGAACTGACCTTTCAGCAGGACGTATTTTAGGTCTTACTGCAATAGTATCAGCTTCATTATTACAATCAACAACTTATGCGGCAAGAATGTATCCAGATCTTCCACAATTACCTTTAATACTTCCTCTTATAGCGGCTATTATTATAGGTGCAATATTTGGTGCTATTAATGGGTTTGGAGTAGCTAAGCTAAAAGTTCATGCATTTATTATTACTTTAGGTACTCAGCTTATTGCATATGGAGCGTCATGTTTATACATAGATAGACCTCCTCTAGGAGCACAACCAGTTGCAAATCTTGATGCTCGTTATACAAATTTTGTAACAGGATCTTTAAATTTAGGTGCAGTAGAAATACCGTATTTAATTTTTTATCTTGCAATAGTAGCTTTAATTATGTGGTTTATATGGAACAAAACTAAGCTTGGTAAAAATATGTTTGCAATAGGTGGTAATCCGGAAGCAGCAGCAGTTTCAGGTGTAAATCTTGTGAAAAATATTATGATTATATTTGTTATTTCAGGTGTTCTTTATGGTCTTGCTGGTTTCCTAGAAGCTGCAAGAGCTGGTTCAACAACAACAGCTACAGGTTTTAACTATGAACTTGATGCAATTTCTGCTTGTGTTGTTGGTGGTGTATCATTTACAGGTGGTGTAGGAACAATTCCTGGAGTTTTAATTGGTACTGTTTTACTTCAAGTTATTAATTATGGATTAAACTTTATAGGGGTTAATGCATATTGGCAATATATAATAAGAGGATTGATTATAATAGTTGCAGTATCTCTTGATGTAAGAAAGTATATAGCTAAAAAATAA
- a CDS encoding response regulator, giving the protein MRLYKVMIVDDEEEVRVGIIKKINWEENGFILVGDAENGNDALEKAEKLHPDIIITDISMPFMDGLELGKRLLEIMPSTKIIIFSGADDFEYAHKAIKINVIEYMLKPVNSIELTEVLRKVKSKLDFEYNEKRNVELLKKYYIESLPVIREQFLVGVIEGKISKKQWQEEHIKLGLDFIKNNILVALIHLDDISSLKNSENPLKEERTLLNLSIKNFVDENMGNYCKYISFIYSDMVVIISSIDKKEDVISVIKGVNEVCTGFKRVMDIIISAGIGHIYKDFSKIRLSYKSAKDALGYRLVLGAGKAIYIDDVEPDNSIHLEFEEEEERLMLNAIKVSSEEEIIEIIDSIFKKIEQSVLPVNEYRIYLMEISISLLKLAQTYKLNINEIFGEDFNCYSYLETFTSLEEMKKWFKNTGKKINNSIKSQRINSSKLLIEEAKSYISKNYSDCELSVEKLCSNLHVSPTYFSTIFKREMGTSFVNYLTSVRLEEAINLLNTTDDKTYIIATKVGYSQANYFSYVFKKSFGVSPSKYRKN; this is encoded by the coding sequence ATGAGACTATATAAGGTAATGATTGTAGATGATGAAGAAGAAGTAAGAGTTGGAATTATAAAAAAGATTAATTGGGAGGAAAATGGTTTTATTTTAGTAGGAGATGCTGAAAATGGTAATGATGCACTTGAAAAGGCAGAAAAGCTTCATCCAGACATTATTATTACAGATATATCAATGCCTTTTATGGATGGTTTAGAGCTTGGAAAAAGGCTTTTAGAGATTATGCCATCAACTAAAATAATAATATTTTCGGGAGCTGATGATTTTGAATATGCACATAAAGCCATTAAAATAAACGTAATCGAATACATGCTAAAACCTGTAAATTCTATTGAATTAACAGAGGTTTTAAGAAAAGTAAAATCTAAATTAGATTTTGAATATAATGAGAAAAGAAATGTGGAGCTTTTAAAAAAGTATTATATTGAGAGTTTGCCTGTAATCAGAGAACAATTTTTAGTAGGAGTAATAGAGGGAAAAATAAGTAAAAAACAATGGCAAGAAGAACATATAAAGTTAGGTTTAGATTTTATAAAAAATAATATACTAGTTGCTCTTATTCATTTAGATGATATATCAAGTTTAAAAAATAGTGAAAATCCTTTAAAAGAAGAAAGAACACTGTTAAACTTATCAATTAAAAATTTTGTAGATGAAAATATGGGCAATTATTGTAAATACATAAGTTTTATTTACTCTGATATGGTAGTTATAATATCCAGTATTGATAAAAAGGAAGATGTTATTTCTGTTATTAAAGGAGTAAATGAGGTTTGTACAGGATTTAAAAGAGTTATGGATATAATTATATCAGCAGGAATTGGTCATATATATAAGGATTTTTCTAAAATAAGATTATCATATAAAAGTGCTAAAGATGCATTAGGATATAGATTAGTATTAGGAGCTGGAAAGGCTATATATATAGATGATGTGGAGCCAGATAATTCAATTCATTTAGAGTTTGAAGAAGAAGAAGAAAGATTAATGTTAAATGCCATCAAAGTTTCTTCAGAAGAAGAAATTATAGAAATAATAGATTCAATATTCAAAAAAATAGAACAATCAGTATTACCAGTAAATGAATATAGAATCTATTTAATGGAAATTAGTATATCTTTATTAAAATTAGCACAAACTTATAAATTGAATATAAATGAGATATTTGGAGAGGATTTTAATTGTTATAGTTATCTAGAAACATTTACTTCTCTAGAAGAAATGAAGAAATGGTTTAAAAACACTGGTAAAAAAATAAATAATTCTATAAAAAGTCAGCGTATAAATTCATCTAAGCTTCTTATTGAAGAAGCAAAAAGCTATATAAGTAAGAATTATAGTGACTGTGAATTATCAGTTGAAAAGTTATGCTCTAATTTACATGTTAGCCCAACATATTTTTCTACTATTTTTAAAAGAGAAATGGGTACGAGTTTTGTTAATTATCTTACATCAGTAAGATTAGAAGAAGCAATTAATCTTTTAAATACTACAGATGATAAAACTTATATAATTGCTACTAAAGTAGGATATTCTCAAGCAAATTATTTTAGTTATGTATTTAAAAAAAGTTTTGGAGTATCGCCTTCAAAGTATAGAAAGAATTGA
- a CDS encoding sensor histidine kinase: protein MFNGIKTKIIAIRNFYKNISIQYIISISFTIIAMIGMIIVGGAFYLRFTNSTEDMISENSRFILEQVNLNLDSYLRKMMKVSDTIYYKAIKKKDLAVDNINSEMDLLYEENKDSLISICLFSEYGDVLASYPLTKLKDKIEPRDNDWFSNAVLRKENLHFSTPHVQNLFVDPNYKYRWVVSLSRSVELTINGKTSQGVLLVDMNFSGIEQVCKNVNVSKNGYIYLINREGEIIYHPRQQLIYSDLIEENNKVSSAYEDGTHMEKFQGEERLVTVKTVGYTGWKIIGITPMSDITSDYYQIRVFLVFIILFAIFLLTFVNMMVSSRIANPIRSLEESVKRLENDIRDVDITISGSHEVQHLGKAIKSMVNQMHTLMDNIVIEQESKRKSELNALQAQINPHFLYNTLDSIVWMVENENYEGAITMVTALARFFRISLSKGKNIITVKDEIEHARHYLTIQKIRYKNKFNYEIDINKEVLNFASIKLIVQPLIENAIYHGMEFMSGEGEILIKAYKNNNELYIDVIDNGLGMLEEVRASLLTNVSKEKRKGSGIGLKNVHERIQLYFGNSYGLEIYSELDEGTTIRIHMPCIDFYNIKEREKEL, encoded by the coding sequence ATGTTTAATGGTATTAAAACAAAAATAATAGCAATAAGAAATTTTTATAAAAATATAAGTATACAATATATAATATCTATATCATTTACAATAATTGCTATGATAGGAATGATCATTGTAGGTGGAGCATTTTATTTAAGATTTACAAATTCTACAGAGGATATGATATCGGAAAATAGTAGGTTTATTCTTGAACAGGTAAATCTTAATTTAGATAGTTATTTAAGAAAAATGATGAAAGTTTCAGATACTATTTATTATAAAGCTATAAAGAAGAAAGACCTAGCTGTAGATAATATTAATTCTGAAATGGATTTATTGTATGAAGAAAATAAAGATTCTTTAATTAGTATTTGTTTATTTTCTGAATATGGAGATGTTTTAGCTTCTTATCCATTAACAAAGCTAAAAGATAAAATAGAGCCAAGAGATAATGATTGGTTTTCTAATGCAGTATTAAGAAAGGAAAATTTACATTTTTCAACGCCACATGTTCAAAATTTATTTGTAGATCCTAATTATAAATATAGATGGGTAGTATCTTTAAGTAGATCAGTAGAGTTAACTATTAATGGAAAAACTAGTCAAGGAGTTTTGCTTGTAGATATGAATTTTAGTGGAATTGAGCAGGTATGTAAAAATGTTAATGTTAGTAAAAATGGATATATATATTTAATAAATAGAGAAGGAGAAATTATATATCATCCAAGACAACAGTTAATTTACTCTGATTTAATAGAAGAAAATAATAAGGTGTCATCAGCTTATGAAGATGGAACTCATATGGAAAAATTTCAGGGAGAAGAAAGATTAGTAACAGTGAAAACCGTTGGATATACAGGGTGGAAAATTATCGGTATAACTCCTATGTCAGATATTACTTCTGATTATTATCAAATACGGGTATTTTTAGTCTTTATTATATTATTTGCGATATTTTTACTTACTTTTGTTAACATGATGGTATCATCAAGAATAGCAAATCCAATAAGATCTTTAGAAGAATCAGTAAAGAGATTAGAAAATGATATTAGAGATGTAGATATTACAATTAGTGGTTCACATGAAGTTCAGCATCTTGGAAAAGCTATAAAATCAATGGTTAATCAAATGCACACTCTTATGGATAATATAGTAATTGAGCAAGAGTCTAAAAGAAAAAGTGAATTAAATGCATTGCAAGCTCAAATTAATCCTCATTTTTTATATAATACATTAGATTCTATTGTATGGATGGTGGAAAATGAAAATTATGAAGGAGCTATTACAATGGTAACTGCTTTAGCTAGATTTTTTAGAATATCTTTAAGTAAGGGAAAGAATATTATTACTGTTAAAGATGAAATTGAACATGCAAGGCATTATTTAACAATACAGAAAATAAGATATAAGAATAAATTTAATTATGAAATAGATATAAATAAAGAAGTGCTTAATTTTGCAAGTATTAAATTAATAGTTCAACCTTTGATTGAAAATGCTATATATCATGGAATGGAATTCATGAGTGGAGAGGGTGAAATTTTAATAAAAGCATATAAAAACAATAATGAGTTATATATAGATGTTATAGATAATGGACTTGGTATGTTAGAGGAAGTTAGAGCTTCACTTTTAACTAATGTATCTAAGGAAAAAAGAAAGGGATCTGGAATAGGACTTAAAAATGTTCACGAGAGAATTCAATTATACTTTGGAAATAGTTATGGGCTAGAAATTTATAGTGAATTAGATGAAGGAACTACAATTAGAATTCACATGCCATGTATAGATTTTTACAATATAAAAGAAAGGGAGAAGGAGCTATAG